A section of the Pseudomonas tritici genome encodes:
- a CDS encoding glycosyltransferase family 4 protein, translating to MRVGLDYRTVGTSPQSGISRQVYALESALHSLPGIELERFTVAPLGDETRLQAHCPAWGCAKTAMHQPQNRLRFEAGFLPRALREQHIDLYISTFNMGLPLPPRPKGLRTVVLLHDLFQITLDNYHANRLKALIYKTSDRLSIAYAVHSADRVWTPSQYSADETVRLFPKSAGKIRVLPNQVDGFSELAADLSARQLPQHYWLLVGTRELRKNVPFLVEAWQKARRQSPAVPDLVLVGSLDHLPEAQRTLPGIRALSGVSDAELHALYRRASRLWQPSYAEGFGLPVIEALSVGTPVAVASGTSLDEITPPSAPRFSPTDGPALTQLMISLGERANEELPEQQRQWAERFNHHAYRRRLGELIEDLK from the coding sequence ATGCGTGTAGGCCTGGATTACCGCACCGTCGGCACCTCGCCGCAATCGGGCATCAGCCGCCAGGTGTACGCGCTGGAAAGCGCCCTGCACAGCCTGCCGGGCATTGAGCTTGAACGGTTTACCGTGGCGCCCCTGGGCGATGAAACCCGTTTGCAGGCCCACTGCCCAGCCTGGGGCTGCGCGAAGACCGCCATGCACCAGCCGCAGAATCGCCTGCGTTTCGAGGCCGGTTTTCTACCGCGCGCGTTGCGTGAGCAGCATATCGATCTGTACATCAGCACCTTTAACATGGGCCTGCCGTTGCCGCCCAGGCCGAAAGGATTGCGCACCGTGGTGCTGCTGCATGACCTGTTTCAAATCACCCTGGACAACTACCACGCCAACCGTTTGAAGGCGCTGATCTACAAGACCAGCGATCGCCTGTCGATTGCCTACGCGGTGCACAGCGCCGACCGGGTGTGGACGCCGTCGCAATACAGTGCCGATGAAACGGTGCGGTTGTTTCCCAAGTCGGCGGGCAAAATTCGTGTGCTGCCCAATCAGGTCGATGGGTTTTCCGAACTGGCGGCGGACCTCAGCGCCCGCCAACTCCCCCAGCACTACTGGCTGCTGGTGGGCACCCGCGAGCTGCGCAAAAACGTGCCATTCCTGGTGGAGGCCTGGCAGAAAGCGCGACGCCAATCCCCTGCCGTGCCGGATTTGGTGCTGGTGGGCAGCCTCGACCATTTGCCCGAAGCCCAGCGCACCCTGCCGGGCATTCGCGCGCTGAGTGGCGTGTCGGATGCCGAATTGCACGCGCTGTACCGCCGGGCATCGCGCTTGTGGCAACCTTCGTATGCCGAGGGTTTTGGTCTGCCTGTGATCGAAGCCCTGAGCGTGGGCACCCCGGTGGCGGTGGCCAGCGGTACGTCGCTGGATGAAATCACCCCGCCGTCGGCACCGCGCTTCTCGCCCACCGATGGCCCGGCACTGACGCAGTTGATGATCAGCCTGGGCGAACGCGCCAATGAGGAATTGCCCGAGCAACAGCGCCAGTGGGCGGAGCGCTTCAACCATCACGCCTATCGCAGGCGCCTGGGCGAACTGATTGAGGATCTGAAGTGA
- a CDS encoding glycosyltransferase family 4 protein: protein MRILWILPYSPWPATSGGKTRQFHLLRSLAARGHRITLLLHDKHPVSLTDRQVLEAFLEQLIILPRRPLRSVKTLVAGLFAPYPLLASVNGLSNELQETFNWLLGDHWDVVQVEHSYSFQPYEDALARKSQPFVLTEHNVESALGAATYDRLPSWALPFIRYDQWRYTRWERRVMRQATQVVAVTDSDAQTLTKIAGKPVSVVVNGVDCDHFAVARPDPSARRVLFLGNYEYAPNVDAIEWALDEILPKVWERCPQARMSVCGFGMPASWRERWQDPRIEWQGFVPNLIDLQSSCSVFLAPLRHGGGSKLKVLEALAAGLPLASTEQGVSGLDLVEGLDYLGGQTAASLADAVVRLLQFPDAAVPMGEAGRAYVRRAHDWSVAASQLEQVYASLSPLNQKEPVCV from the coding sequence ATGCGTATTTTATGGATCCTGCCCTACTCACCCTGGCCCGCCACCAGCGGCGGCAAGACGCGCCAGTTTCACCTGCTGCGCAGCCTGGCCGCGCGCGGGCATCGGATCACCCTGCTGCTGCATGACAAGCACCCGGTCTCCCTCACAGACCGCCAGGTGCTGGAAGCATTTCTCGAACAACTGATCATCCTGCCGCGCCGCCCGTTGCGCAGTGTGAAGACCCTCGTGGCCGGGCTGTTTGCACCCTACCCGCTGCTGGCCAGTGTGAATGGCCTGTCGAATGAACTGCAGGAAACCTTCAACTGGTTGCTGGGTGACCATTGGGACGTGGTGCAGGTTGAGCACAGCTACAGCTTCCAGCCTTACGAGGACGCGCTGGCGCGTAAATCCCAGCCGTTCGTGCTGACCGAACACAATGTCGAGTCGGCCCTCGGCGCGGCCACCTATGACCGTTTGCCGAGCTGGGCGCTGCCCTTCATTCGCTACGATCAATGGCGCTACACGCGCTGGGAACGTCGTGTGATGCGCCAGGCCACGCAGGTCGTGGCGGTGACTGACAGCGATGCACAGACCCTGACGAAGATCGCCGGCAAACCGGTGTCGGTGGTGGTCAATGGCGTGGATTGCGATCACTTCGCGGTGGCCCGTCCCGATCCATCGGCACGCCGCGTGCTGTTCCTGGGCAATTACGAATACGCCCCCAATGTGGACGCTATCGAGTGGGCGCTGGATGAGATCCTGCCCAAGGTCTGGGAGCGCTGCCCGCAGGCACGCATGAGCGTGTGTGGTTTCGGCATGCCAGCCAGCTGGCGCGAGCGCTGGCAGGACCCGCGCATTGAGTGGCAAGGTTTTGTGCCCAACCTGATAGACCTGCAATCGAGTTGCTCGGTTTTTCTTGCGCCGTTGCGCCATGGCGGCGGTTCCAAACTCAAGGTGCTTGAAGCCTTGGCCGCCGGCCTGCCGCTGGCGAGTACCGAGCAAGGTGTCTCGGGGCTCGACCTGGTAGAAGGCCTGGACTACCTGGGCGGACAGACCGCCGCGAGCCTGGCAGACGCCGTGGTGCGCCTGCTGCAGTTCCCCGATGCCGCCGTGCCCATGGGTGAAGCGGGACGCGCGTACGTGCGTCGCGCCCATGACTGGAGCGTCGCCGCCAGCCAGCTGGAGCAGGTGTACGCGAGCCTTTCGCCGTTGAATCAAAAGGAGCCCGTATGCGTGTAG
- a CDS encoding GH39 family glycosyl hydrolase, producing the protein MSRKRTYLATLAVVAALGLSAFLWGRQADAENHVLKGSKVVVWKDFLGVNAQFLWFSPARYQMQIDRLKALGLEWVRLDLHWDQLEPAENQYQVATLDQLVGKLQDNQLKSVFYLVGSAPFATTAPAGAPYQDQYPPKDPNVFANRMALLAQRYPSVDAWQVWNEPNLLGFWRPVADPAGYAALLTTTANALRTVNPNKPVVAAGMAFFSEMPNGQTMLAALGALGVASLNTVISYHPYTQLPEGNDPANLDFIAKTTQLNQALRNGGVQTLWSTEWGWSTYPGPKDAQDIITLKAQADYIVRRVALMSAMDYDKIFLFTLSDLDQRASVRDQSYGLLDIDANPKPAYTALKNFLDVSGPQLTPGDPPVADQLPGGLFSIGWTRADGRKLWFFWSAQGGDAHLPGLASATLYDPLRGTQTPVSGTNGLTVPVKSNLQILLWD; encoded by the coding sequence ATGTCGCGTAAACGCACTTACCTGGCCACCCTGGCGGTGGTCGCAGCCCTGGGTCTCAGCGCGTTTTTGTGGGGGCGCCAGGCCGATGCCGAGAACCATGTGCTCAAGGGCAGCAAGGTCGTGGTGTGGAAGGATTTCCTGGGGGTGAACGCGCAATTCCTGTGGTTCAGCCCTGCGCGTTACCAGATGCAGATCGACCGCCTAAAGGCCCTGGGCCTGGAATGGGTGCGCCTGGATCTGCACTGGGATCAGCTTGAACCTGCCGAGAACCAGTACCAGGTCGCAACCCTGGATCAGTTGGTCGGCAAGTTGCAGGACAACCAGCTCAAGTCGGTGTTCTACCTGGTCGGCTCGGCGCCCTTCGCGACCACCGCGCCAGCCGGTGCGCCGTATCAGGATCAATACCCGCCCAAGGATCCGAACGTGTTCGCCAACCGCATGGCGCTGTTGGCCCAGCGTTATCCCAGTGTGGATGCCTGGCAGGTGTGGAACGAGCCGAACCTGCTGGGCTTCTGGCGCCCGGTGGCGGACCCGGCCGGTTATGCCGCCCTGTTGACGACCACCGCCAATGCCTTGCGCACCGTGAACCCGAACAAGCCGGTGGTGGCCGCTGGTATGGCGTTCTTCAGTGAAATGCCTAATGGGCAGACCATGCTCGCGGCCCTCGGTGCGCTGGGTGTGGCCAGCTTGAATACGGTAATTTCCTATCACCCCTACACCCAACTGCCTGAAGGCAACGATCCGGCGAACCTGGACTTCATCGCCAAGACCACCCAACTCAACCAGGCCCTGCGCAACGGCGGCGTGCAAACCCTGTGGAGCACCGAGTGGGGCTGGTCGACTTACCCTGGGCCAAAAGACGCCCAGGACATCATCACGCTAAAAGCCCAGGCCGATTACATCGTGCGGCGCGTGGCGCTGATGAGCGCGATGGATTACGACAAAATCTTCCTGTTCACCCTCAGCGACCTCGACCAGCGCGCCAGCGTGCGCGACCAGTCGTATGGCCTGCTCGATATCGACGCCAACCCCAAGCCCGCCTACACCGCGCTGAAAAACTTCCTCGACGTCAGCGGGCCGCAACTCACGCCGGGCGACCCACCGGTTGCCGACCAGTTGCCCGGCGGTTTGTTCAGCATCGGCTGGACCCGTGCGGACGGGCGCAAGCTGTGGTTTTTCTGGTCGGCCCAGGGCGGCGACGCACATTTGCCGGGCCTGGCCAGCGCCACCTTGTACGACCCGTTGCGCGGCACCCAGACCCCGGTGAGCGGCACCAACGGCCTGACTGTACCGGTCAAGTCGAACCTGCAAATTCTGTTATGGGATTGA
- a CDS encoding glycosyltransferase, translating to MRIALLAPLPPEKNGIADYANHFRTALEQLGVTVLTPLAGVAGNAEAIKLAIAGFDWQTVDVVHAELGGGRLGEFLALRELRKAYPQLPLTATVHDPERMVWRREHLPFPLSLLERLPSPLPQAAVVLADPLTLREERQVAKGLTRLVTLTRLGAECLSQRMQLPAGKVAVINHANLAITPAPLPSLDTLHLLYFGFIYRGKGIEDLVQALADVFKQAPELRDRVRLTLAGGTAPEMAFGAGGNYLEQLNAQIASLGLTASIDWRLNLPADEIAHTIQAHHAMVLPYRESKKLGLLGRQRGTSGALSWATACGRGAITSDARAFAEEVASGNGAIYPEGDVAALGEQLLRLARTPLLARDWAERAGEIGRERLWPLTAQKFVTLFDEAIVGARHVA from the coding sequence ATGCGTATCGCCCTGCTCGCGCCCTTGCCACCGGAAAAAAACGGCATCGCCGACTACGCGAACCATTTCCGTACGGCGCTGGAACAACTCGGTGTGACGGTGCTGACGCCGTTGGCCGGAGTGGCGGGCAACGCCGAGGCGATAAAGCTGGCCATTGCTGGCTTCGATTGGCAAACCGTCGACGTGGTGCACGCCGAGCTGGGCGGCGGGCGGCTGGGGGAGTTCCTGGCCCTGCGCGAGCTGCGCAAGGCTTACCCGCAACTGCCACTGACCGCCACCGTGCATGACCCGGAACGCATGGTGTGGCGGCGTGAGCATCTGCCGTTCCCTTTGAGCTTGCTGGAGCGTTTACCCAGCCCATTGCCCCAGGCGGCCGTGGTGCTGGCCGACCCGCTGACGTTGCGCGAAGAACGCCAGGTCGCCAAAGGGCTGACCCGGCTGGTGACCCTCACCCGCCTGGGTGCCGAGTGCTTGAGCCAGCGCATGCAATTGCCCGCCGGCAAAGTGGCGGTGATCAACCATGCCAACCTGGCGATTACACCGGCACCGCTGCCGTCACTGGACACGCTGCACCTGCTGTACTTCGGCTTCATCTACCGCGGCAAGGGCATCGAAGACCTGGTGCAGGCCCTGGCGGATGTGTTCAAGCAAGCCCCCGAATTACGCGACCGCGTGCGCCTGACCCTGGCCGGCGGCACTGCCCCGGAGATGGCGTTTGGCGCGGGCGGTAATTACCTGGAGCAACTGAACGCGCAGATCGCGTCACTGGGCCTGACCGCGTCCATCGACTGGCGGCTGAACCTGCCTGCCGATGAAATTGCCCACACCATCCAGGCCCACCATGCGATGGTGCTGCCGTACCGCGAATCGAAAAAACTCGGCCTGCTCGGGCGCCAGCGCGGCACCAGTGGGGCGTTGTCCTGGGCGACCGCCTGCGGGCGCGGCGCGATCACCTCCGATGCGCGCGCGTTTGCCGAGGAAGTCGCCAGTGGCAACGGCGCCATTTACCCAGAGGGTGATGTGGCTGCGCTCGGCGAACAACTGTTACGCCTGGCACGCACGCCGCTGCTGGCGCGGGATTGGGCCGAGCGTGCCGGGGAAATTGGTCGCGAACGGTTGTGGCCGTTGACGGCGCAGAAATTTGTCACGCTGTTTGACGAGGCCATCGTCGGAGCCCGCCATGTCGCGTAA
- a CDS encoding GumC family protein, which produces MIEIRSFRDLLRLFFIFRREFKLAAIAALVIILLGAFLLPAKYESTARLLVKPGRDSTLPIEISNRQALVMPSTQRDPIVDEERLLTGRPIVRAVAEHYLEVIDNAPPPEGFWKRTKYYVKSGVGAVFDGLRVVLETVGVVEKTTPVERLAAGLEKNFEVSHAAGSTVMDISFKWGDPQIAQAVVKDWVETYINERTQALGRKSLYAFYEGQAANSATEIKSYKQQILTHLNEIGAASITDRLEDLSERINVLRGETFNTTRLIASSDSAIQSTRNQLKGQPKEVTTVRQIALNPQQQDLRRLLNQKLLEKADMMRTYTDNAPPVKALDASIRAMQVQVASESNTIQASENRAPNTLEIHLQRVLLDETSNNLALRTQLVQQQKQLVNLEAQRKQALEIEPELARLSRELNTTERNYALYVDNLEKSRIDRELDNSQISNIAVIEEATLNPGRIFPKTLVMLVLAIPFAIVVGLLVIYLCYLLDQRIHDGGLVERKFGLPLWTTLPELDTTTAQSANAFNASIYRLYSLLQPARIAEQGLTLGLTSARHGEGVTFVVEQLRQLLAENGINVRVGGLEAAAPGEVVLLDASALLANRDAFVTLRRADLIALVVEARKSTVPVVEHALSILNTAFGKVDGIIINRRKFEVPSKVLQTIGKYRGAF; this is translated from the coding sequence ATGATCGAGATCCGTTCTTTTCGTGATCTTCTGCGTTTGTTCTTCATTTTCCGGCGCGAGTTCAAACTGGCGGCGATTGCCGCGCTGGTGATCATCCTGCTGGGGGCTTTCTTGCTGCCGGCCAAGTACGAATCCACTGCGCGCCTGCTGGTCAAGCCTGGGCGGGATTCGACCCTGCCCATCGAGATCAGCAACCGCCAGGCGCTGGTGATGCCCAGCACGCAGCGTGACCCGATTGTCGACGAAGAGCGCCTGCTCACCGGTCGCCCGATCGTGCGCGCGGTGGCTGAACACTACTTGGAAGTGATCGACAACGCGCCACCGCCGGAAGGTTTCTGGAAGCGCACCAAGTACTACGTCAAGAGCGGCGTGGGTGCGGTATTCGATGGCCTGCGCGTGGTGCTGGAAACCGTTGGCGTGGTTGAAAAGACTACCCCGGTTGAACGCCTGGCCGCCGGCCTGGAGAAGAACTTTGAAGTGAGTCACGCCGCCGGTTCGACGGTGATGGATATCAGCTTCAAGTGGGGCGACCCACAAATCGCCCAGGCGGTGGTCAAGGATTGGGTCGAAACCTATATCAACGAACGCACCCAGGCCCTGGGGCGCAAGAGCCTGTATGCCTTTTATGAAGGCCAGGCGGCCAACAGCGCGACCGAGATCAAGAGCTACAAGCAACAGATCCTCACGCACCTCAACGAGATCGGCGCGGCGAGTATCACCGACCGCCTGGAAGACTTGTCCGAGCGCATCAACGTACTGCGCGGCGAGACCTTCAACACTACGCGGCTGATCGCCTCGTCCGACAGCGCAATCCAGAGCACGCGCAATCAACTCAAGGGCCAGCCGAAGGAAGTCACCACGGTGCGCCAGATCGCTCTGAACCCGCAGCAGCAGGACTTGCGTCGCCTGCTTAACCAGAAGCTGCTGGAAAAGGCCGACATGATGCGCACGTACACGGACAATGCGCCGCCGGTCAAAGCCCTGGACGCGTCGATTCGTGCCATGCAGGTCCAGGTCGCCAGCGAGAGCAACACCATTCAAGCCTCGGAAAACCGCGCGCCGAACACCCTGGAAATCCACTTGCAGCGCGTGCTGCTGGATGAAACCAGTAACAACCTGGCACTGCGCACGCAGCTGGTTCAACAGCAGAAACAATTGGTGAACCTGGAAGCGCAGCGCAAGCAAGCCCTGGAGATAGAACCGGAGCTGGCCCGCCTCTCCCGCGAGCTGAACACCACCGAGCGCAATTACGCGTTGTACGTGGATAACCTAGAAAAATCGCGCATCGACCGTGAGCTGGACAACAGCCAGATCAGCAACATTGCCGTGATCGAAGAAGCAACCTTGAACCCAGGCCGCATCTTCCCGAAAACCCTGGTGATGCTAGTCCTGGCAATCCCGTTTGCGATCGTCGTCGGCTTGCTGGTGATCTACCTGTGCTACCTGCTCGACCAGCGTATTCACGACGGTGGCCTGGTGGAGCGCAAGTTTGGCCTGCCGCTGTGGACCACCCTGCCCGAGCTGGACACCACCACCGCGCAAAGCGCCAACGCGTTCAATGCGAGCATCTACCGGCTGTACAGTTTGCTGCAGCCCGCCCGTATCGCTGAACAGGGCCTGACACTCGGGCTGACCTCGGCGCGTCACGGCGAGGGGGTGACCTTTGTGGTCGAACAACTGCGCCAGTTGCTGGCCGAAAACGGCATCAATGTGCGGGTCGGAGGGCTTGAAGCGGCGGCGCCCGGCGAGGTGGTGCTGCTGGATGCCTCGGCGTTGCTGGCTAACCGCGATGCGTTTGTGACCCTGCGCCGCGCCGACCTGATCGCGCTGGTGGTGGAGGCGCGCAAAAGTACCGTGCCGGTGGTGGAGCATGCGCTGTCGATTCTCAACACGGCGTTCGGCAAGGTGGACGGCATCATCATTAACCGGCGCAAGTTCGAAGTGCCGAGCAAGGTGCTGCAGACCATTGGCAAATACCGGGGAGCGTTCTGA
- a CDS encoding polysaccharide biosynthesis/export family protein: MKQTLLVLALLTVAGCNTPARIVPPDGKTVEEGKRALDQLAQLPPAVERIRIGDQLRIVRDAGEMPTLSAFNVSTIYELTLYTVQTDGKINYPFLGPIQVAGRQPSELATELTTKLAPTYREPRVTVNINQAPGSSIIVGGAVNNPTAVQIATANTLEQAIIGAGGVSPAGNASMVALLREDAQGAYHAYFLDFSQLLKTGPNGRKPVHLQRGDVVFVPKSNVGERIQGVDTYLNQLIPFTKSIGVGYNYTRTSGGSN; encoded by the coding sequence ATCAAACAGACCCTGCTCGTGCTCGCCCTGCTGACGGTGGCAGGCTGTAACACGCCGGCGCGCATTGTGCCGCCGGACGGCAAGACCGTCGAAGAAGGCAAGCGCGCCCTCGACCAGCTCGCACAGCTACCGCCGGCGGTGGAACGTATCCGCATCGGCGACCAGCTGCGCATCGTGCGCGATGCCGGTGAGATGCCGACGCTGTCAGCGTTCAACGTCAGCACCATCTATGAGCTGACGCTGTACACGGTGCAGACCGACGGCAAGATCAACTACCCGTTCCTGGGGCCGATCCAAGTGGCCGGGCGCCAGCCTTCGGAATTGGCCACGGAGCTGACCACCAAGCTCGCGCCGACCTACCGCGAACCGCGCGTGACCGTAAACATCAACCAGGCACCGGGCAGCTCGATCATCGTCGGTGGCGCGGTGAACAACCCGACGGCAGTGCAGATTGCCACGGCCAACACCCTTGAGCAGGCAATCATCGGTGCCGGCGGGGTCAGCCCGGCGGGCAATGCCAGCATGGTCGCCCTGCTGCGTGAAGACGCACAGGGTGCCTATCACGCCTACTTCCTGGACTTCAGCCAACTGCTCAAGACCGGCCCCAACGGGCGCAAGCCCGTGCACCTGCAACGCGGCGATGTGGTGTTCGTGCCCAAATCCAACGTGGGCGAGCGCATCCAAGGGGTGGATACCTACCTGAACCAACTGATCCCCTTCACCAAGTCCATTGGGGTTGGCTACAACTACACACGAACCAGCGGCGGCAGTAACTAA
- a CDS encoding glycosyltransferase family 2 protein — protein MRTSLIIPTRNASSHLARLLPALEMQTLQPDEMLVVDSASSDDTVARFRAFGARVEVIDARDFNHGGTRRWASEQVGGEALIVMTQDAIPAAPETFANLLAELQQDPLNGVAYGRQLPHPDAGVLGAQSRHFNYPEQSRSKSLADAPELGIKTCFSSDSFSVYRRSVLEAVGGFPADVIGSEDAFVAARMLLEGYKVRYAATAMVHHSHDYKLMDEFHRYFDIGVFYGREPWIKQAFGDAGGEGKRYVLAELRALRKAGALHRIPEVLVRSAFKLLGYRLGHLERRLPLALKRRISMFPGYWR, from the coding sequence ATGCGTACGTCTCTGATCATCCCGACCCGTAACGCCTCCAGCCACCTGGCACGCCTGCTGCCGGCGCTGGAGATGCAAACCCTGCAACCTGACGAGATGCTGGTGGTGGACAGCGCCTCCAGCGATGACACCGTGGCGCGCTTTCGCGCGTTTGGTGCACGGGTCGAGGTGATCGACGCGCGCGACTTCAACCATGGCGGCACGCGGCGCTGGGCCAGCGAACAAGTAGGCGGTGAGGCGCTGATCGTGATGACCCAGGACGCGATCCCCGCCGCCCCGGAAACCTTCGCCAACCTGCTCGCAGAATTGCAGCAAGACCCGCTCAACGGCGTGGCCTACGGTCGCCAACTGCCACACCCCGATGCCGGTGTGCTGGGCGCGCAATCGCGGCACTTCAACTACCCGGAACAGAGCCGCAGCAAGAGCCTGGCCGATGCACCGGAATTAGGGATCAAGACCTGCTTCAGTTCCGACTCGTTTTCCGTGTACCGGCGCAGCGTGCTGGAAGCGGTGGGCGGTTTCCCGGCAGACGTGATCGGCAGCGAAGACGCCTTCGTGGCCGCACGCATGCTGCTCGAAGGCTACAAGGTGCGCTACGCCGCCACGGCGATGGTGCACCACTCCCACGATTACAAACTCATGGATGAGTTTCACCGCTACTTCGACATTGGCGTGTTCTACGGCCGCGAGCCGTGGATCAAGCAGGCCTTCGGCGATGCGGGTGGCGAAGGCAAGCGCTATGTGCTGGCTGAACTCAGGGCTTTGCGCAAGGCCGGCGCCCTGCACCGCATTCCCGAAGTGCTGGTGCGCAGCGCGTTCAAATTGCTCGGCTACCGGCTGGGCCATCTGGAGCGCCGTCTCCCCCTCGCCCTCAAGCGGCGCATCAGCATGTTTCCCGGTTATTGGAGGTGA
- a CDS encoding mannose-1-phosphate guanylyltransferase/mannose-6-phosphate isomerase, with translation MNTLNGLIPCIISGGSGTRLWPVSRQNMPKPFMRMRDGMSLLQKTFQRAAKLPGVESVLTVTNRDLLFRTLDDYRLVNKAHLPLDLLLEPFGRNTAAAIAVAALHVQEHFGGDAQLLVMPADHLILNEVAFAEAVTQARDLAEAGYLVTFGIQPDHPETGFGYIEQGEPLSTGNRVKRFVEKPDLATAQGYLDGGKHLWNAGMFCFKASTLVDELATHAPDVLEAARNALDHSQSLQNKTSRQRELDADAFGSAPDISIDVALMEKSKQVAVVPCDIGWSDIGSWEALRQLTPSDAHGNQVNGEAILHDVHNCYIDSPKRVLGAVGVRDLIIVDTPDALLIADAHRSQDVRYIVAELKRQNHPAYSLHRTVTRPWGTYTVLEESSRFKIKRIVVKPQASLSLQMHHHRSEHWVVVSGAAQITNGEREFLINANESTYIPAGHKHRLTNPGIIDLVMIEVQSGEYLGEDDIVRFDDIYGRAPAEVKK, from the coding sequence ATGAACACCCTCAACGGATTAATTCCCTGCATCATTTCCGGTGGTTCGGGCACGCGGCTGTGGCCGGTGTCCCGGCAGAACATGCCCAAGCCGTTCATGCGCATGCGCGATGGCATGAGCCTGCTGCAGAAAACCTTTCAGCGCGCGGCCAAACTGCCCGGCGTGGAAAGCGTGTTGACGGTGACCAACCGCGACCTGCTGTTCCGCACACTGGATGACTACCGCCTGGTCAACAAGGCGCACCTGCCCCTGGACCTGCTGCTGGAGCCGTTCGGGCGTAATACGGCAGCGGCAATTGCGGTGGCGGCGTTGCACGTGCAGGAGCATTTTGGCGGCGATGCGCAGTTGCTGGTGATGCCCGCCGACCATTTGATCCTCAATGAAGTGGCGTTTGCCGAGGCCGTGACCCAGGCCCGCGACCTGGCCGAAGCCGGTTACCTGGTGACGTTCGGTATCCAGCCGGATCACCCCGAAACCGGCTTTGGCTACATCGAACAGGGTGAGCCGCTAAGCACGGGCAACCGGGTCAAACGCTTCGTCGAAAAACCCGACCTGGCCACCGCCCAGGGCTATCTCGACGGCGGCAAGCACCTGTGGAACGCCGGCATGTTCTGCTTCAAGGCCAGCACCCTGGTGGACGAACTCGCCACCCATGCGCCCGACGTGCTGGAAGCCGCCCGCAACGCGCTGGACCATAGCCAGAGCCTGCAAAACAAAACCTCGCGCCAGCGTGAGCTGGACGCGGATGCTTTCGGCAGCGCGCCGGATATTTCCATCGACGTGGCCTTGATGGAGAAGTCCAAGCAAGTCGCCGTGGTGCCCTGCGACATCGGCTGGAGCGATATCGGCTCGTGGGAAGCCCTGCGCCAGCTCACCCCCAGCGACGCCCATGGCAACCAAGTCAATGGCGAAGCGATTCTGCATGACGTGCACAACTGCTACATCGACTCGCCCAAGCGCGTACTCGGCGCGGTGGGCGTGCGCGACCTGATCATCGTCGACACGCCCGACGCGCTGCTGATCGCCGACGCCCACCGTAGCCAGGATGTGCGCTACATCGTCGCCGAACTCAAGCGCCAGAACCATCCGGCGTACAGCCTGCACCGCACCGTCACCCGGCCGTGGGGCACCTACACCGTGCTCGAGGAAAGCAGCCGCTTCAAGATCAAGCGCATCGTGGTCAAGCCGCAGGCGTCGCTGTCGTTGCAGATGCACCACCACCGCAGCGAACACTGGGTAGTGGTCAGCGGCGCCGCGCAGATCACCAACGGCGAGCGCGAATTCCTGATCAACGCCAACGAGTCCACCTACATCCCCGCCGGGCATAAACACCGCCTGACCAACCCCGGCATCATCGACCTGGTGATGATCGAGGTGCAGAGCGGCGAATACCTGGGCGAAGACGACATCGTGCGCTTCGACGACATCTACGGGCGCGCCCCGGCTGAAGTGAAAAAATGA